One window from the genome of Desulforamulus ruminis DSM 2154 encodes:
- the sigF gene encoding RNA polymerase sporulation sigma factor SigF, whose translation MSSTRLLEMNLPRFPLLSDKEMRSLLKKAQAGDADARERLVNCNLKLVFNLVQRFNNRGYELEDLFQIGCIGLMKAIDKFDLSYDVKFSTYAVPMIIGEIRRFLRDDNPVKVSRSLKETAYKIQQARDRLTARLGRDPSINEIAKELGFCREEVVSALEAAQTPTSIYETLHQDDGDPIYILDQLSSEEDGDSPWLEKLAVKQLLVELPERDRQIILWRFFEDKTQSEVALRLGLSQVQVSRLERQALRKLKELLTPTGS comes from the coding sequence ATGAGTTCCACAAGGCTTTTGGAAATGAATCTGCCCCGGTTTCCCCTGCTGAGCGACAAGGAAATGAGGAGTCTGCTTAAAAAGGCCCAGGCCGGAGATGCAGATGCCAGGGAAAGACTGGTAAACTGTAATTTAAAGCTGGTGTTTAACCTGGTACAGCGATTTAACAACCGGGGTTACGAGCTGGAAGATTTGTTCCAGATCGGCTGTATCGGGCTGATGAAAGCCATTGATAAGTTTGATTTGTCTTATGATGTAAAATTTTCAACCTACGCGGTGCCCATGATTATAGGAGAAATCAGACGTTTTCTCAGGGACGATAATCCCGTGAAGGTAAGCCGCTCCCTGAAGGAAACCGCTTATAAAATACAGCAGGCCCGGGATCGTTTAACCGCCAGGCTGGGCAGGGACCCTTCCATTAATGAGATCGCCAAGGAACTGGGCTTCTGCCGGGAAGAAGTGGTGAGCGCTCTGGAGGCCGCCCAGACCCCCACCTCCATTTATGAGACCCTGCACCAGGATGACGGGGACCCCATTTATATTCTGGATCAGTTAAGCAGTGAAGAAGACGGCGATTCTCCCTGGCTGGAAAAACTGGCCGTAAAGCAGTTGCTGGTTGAACTTCCCGAGAGGGACCGGCAGATTATTTTATGGAGGTTTTTTGAAGATAAAACCCAGTCCGAAGTAGCCCTTCGCCTGGGACTTTCCCAGGTTCAAGTATCCCGGCTGGAACGGCAGGCCCTGCGAAAATTAAAAGAATTGCTAACCCCAACGGGGAGTTAA
- a CDS encoding spore germination protein codes for MPEVLEKAPKVYSSLNRNMEYLNDVLGYGKSFDIVLRQFNVAGKDIAMYFVNGFVKDEVMSLILRNLDELRRGEVTPNSLKKLFHEHINHIQVEAVDSLEKVIDGVLSGPLAMLIDGEEQALVIDLRQYPARAPQEPDLEKVVRGSRDGFVETLVQNCLLLRRRLRDPRLRNEVMQVGTRSKTDVVISYISDIANPDLVQKVKDNLQKVKIDGIPMAEKAVEELIQPGKYGNLFPKVRFTERPDVAAAHLLEGRILVMVDTSPSIIITPCTLWDHFQAAEEYRQGPPVGIYVRWVRYLGLAIALFLLPLWFLAAVQPELLPPALQFIGPNKPGKIPLIGQFVLAELAIDMIRLATIHTPSALATATGIIAALLVGDMAVAVGLFNSEVVMYTAIAAVATFLIPSYEMSWAVRIVRLFLLLITAAFRLPGLIVGVLLVLVYLMRTRSLGVPYLWPLIPFNAKEMLAVLIRTPVSVRNIRPAIFHPLNKVRQAAPEPARKPDRKKTGRE; via the coding sequence ATGCCGGAAGTACTGGAGAAAGCCCCTAAAGTGTATTCCAGCCTGAATCGGAATATGGAATACCTCAACGACGTACTGGGGTACGGAAAGAGTTTTGATATTGTTTTAAGACAATTTAATGTGGCCGGCAAAGACATCGCCATGTATTTTGTCAACGGCTTTGTCAAGGACGAGGTCATGTCCCTGATACTACGGAATTTGGATGAATTAAGACGGGGAGAAGTCACTCCCAACAGCCTGAAAAAATTGTTTCATGAACATATCAATCATATTCAGGTGGAAGCGGTGGACAGCCTGGAGAAGGTCATTGACGGGGTGCTCAGCGGGCCTTTGGCCATGCTCATCGACGGTGAAGAGCAGGCCTTGGTCATTGACCTGCGCCAATATCCGGCCAGGGCTCCTCAGGAACCGGATCTGGAGAAGGTGGTGCGGGGTTCCCGGGATGGTTTTGTGGAAACCCTGGTCCAAAACTGCCTGCTCCTCCGCAGACGCCTCAGGGACCCCCGGCTGCGCAATGAGGTCATGCAGGTGGGTACCCGGTCCAAAACCGATGTGGTCATCTCCTACATTTCCGATATTGCCAACCCGGATTTAGTGCAGAAGGTAAAGGATAATTTACAAAAAGTAAAAATTGACGGTATTCCCATGGCGGAAAAAGCGGTGGAGGAACTGATCCAACCGGGCAAATACGGTAATTTGTTTCCCAAGGTGCGTTTCACCGAACGGCCCGATGTGGCGGCAGCCCACTTGCTGGAGGGGCGTATCCTGGTGATGGTGGACACTTCCCCCAGCATTATCATTACCCCCTGCACTCTCTGGGATCATTTCCAGGCAGCCGAGGAATACCGGCAGGGTCCTCCGGTGGGCATCTATGTCCGCTGGGTGCGTTATCTTGGCCTGGCCATCGCTTTGTTCTTATTGCCTCTATGGTTTCTGGCCGCCGTCCAGCCGGAATTACTGCCTCCGGCCTTACAGTTTATCGGACCCAATAAACCGGGTAAAATCCCGCTGATCGGCCAATTTGTCCTGGCGGAACTGGCCATTGACATGATCCGGCTGGCCACCATCCATACGCCTTCGGCCCTGGCCACGGCCACCGGCATTATTGCCGCCCTGCTGGTGGGCGATATGGCGGTGGCGGTGGGGTTGTTTAATTCCGAAGTGGTCATGTACACAGCCATTGCGGCGGTGGCGACCTTTTTAATTCCCAGCTATGAAATGAGTTGGGCCGTCCGCATTGTAAGGCTTTTCCTGCTTCTGATCACAGCGGCTTTCCGCCTGCCCGGTTTAATTGTGGGCGTGCTGTTGGTGCTGGTTTATCTCATGCGCACCCGTTCCCTGGGAGTTCCCTATCTGTGGCCCTTAATCCCCTTTAACGCCAAAGAAATGCTGGCGGTTTTGATCCGTACCCCGGTGTCTGTAAGAAATATCCGTCCGGCCATCTTTCACCCTTTGAACAAGGTCCGGCAGGCCGCGCCGGAACCTGCTCGAAAGCCGGACAGGAAAAAGACCGGCCGGGAATAA
- a CDS encoding stage V sporulation protein AE — MEKRNVILVTDGDLIARRALEVAARNVGARCISMSAGNPTFLTGSQLVELIKSAVHDPVVVMFDDKGAEGQGLGEKALLEVYNHPEINILGVLAVASNSYTPDGARVDVSVTSEGQVLKGSVNKFGKFMRKKEIQGDTVEILNDLEVPVVVGIGDIGKMNGADDYHYGAKVTTRALLEIINRSGFNAGSTGESP, encoded by the coding sequence ATGGAAAAGCGCAATGTAATCCTGGTGACCGATGGAGACCTGATTGCCCGCCGGGCTCTGGAGGTAGCGGCCAGGAATGTGGGAGCAAGGTGCATCTCCATGTCCGCGGGAAATCCTACCTTCCTCACCGGCAGCCAGTTGGTGGAACTGATTAAATCCGCCGTGCATGATCCGGTGGTGGTGATGTTTGACGACAAGGGAGCGGAAGGCCAGGGACTGGGAGAAAAGGCCCTGCTGGAAGTGTACAACCATCCCGAGATCAATATTCTAGGGGTGCTGGCCGTGGCTTCCAACAGCTATACCCCGGACGGGGCCAGAGTGGATGTATCGGTAACCAGTGAGGGACAGGTGCTCAAGGGCTCGGTCAATAAATTCGGCAAGTTTATGCGGAAGAAAGAAATCCAGGGAGATACGGTGGAAATTCTCAATGATTTGGAGGTTCCGGTGGTGGTGGGAATCGGGGACATCGGAAAAATGAACGGCGCCGATGATTACCATTACGGGGCCAAGGTTACCACCCGGGCTTTATTAGAAATTATCAACAGGAGTGGTTTTAATGCCGGAAGTACTGGAGAAAGCCCCTAA
- the spoVAC gene encoding stage V sporulation protein AC — protein sequence MDKIHSFDPSEMNQKEYQKLVQEVNPKPTLLKNVVLAFLFGGAICAGGQLLTDFFTGRGLGLQDAGLATSAVLVFVAAFLTGLGLYDEIAKYAGAGTIVPITGFANSMVAPAMEFRSEGMVFGVGARLFTIAGPVLVFGIVTAWVAGMISYIISL from the coding sequence ATGGATAAAATTCATTCCTTTGATCCATCGGAGATGAATCAAAAAGAATATCAAAAACTGGTTCAGGAGGTTAATCCCAAACCCACGCTGCTTAAAAATGTAGTTCTGGCCTTTTTATTTGGGGGCGCCATCTGTGCCGGCGGACAGCTTTTAACGGATTTTTTTACAGGCCGGGGACTGGGGCTGCAGGATGCGGGTTTGGCCACTTCAGCGGTTCTGGTGTTTGTGGCTGCTTTTTTAACCGGCCTGGGCCTTTATGATGAAATTGCCAAATATGCCGGGGCAGGAACCATTGTTCCCATTACGGGTTTTGCCAATTCCATGGTTGCACCGGCCATGGAGTTTCGCAGCGAGGGCATGGTTTTTGGCGTTGGGGCCAGATTGTTTACCATTGCCGGACCGGTGCTGGTCTTTGGGATTGTCACAGCCTGGGTGGCGGGAATGATTTCATACATTATCTCATTATAA
- the spoIIAA gene encoding anti-sigma F factor antagonist: MQLDMEHRQDTLVVRLGGELDLGVADKLRLTLDKELFQGKIRHLIINLSRVTFMDSSGLGVILGRYKRLTQQGGKVVLVGAQPPVKRVLELSGLLQIMEDFPDEAKALSKIV, from the coding sequence ATGCAGTTGGATATGGAACACAGGCAGGATACGTTAGTGGTTCGCCTGGGGGGAGAATTGGATCTGGGCGTAGCGGACAAGCTGCGGCTGACCCTGGATAAAGAGCTGTTTCAGGGAAAAATCCGGCACCTGATTATAAACCTGTCCCGGGTTACCTTCATGGATAGTTCCGGTTTGGGAGTGATCCTGGGGCGCTACAAACGATTGACGCAACAGGGAGGCAAAGTCGTCCTGGTGGGAGCCCAGCCCCCCGTTAAAAGAGTTTTGGAGTTGTCCGGGCTGCTGCAAATTATGGAGGACTTTCCGGACGAAGCCAAGGCTCTTAGTAAGATTGTCTAA
- the spoIIAB gene encoding anti-sigma F factor, producing MQVLNRFSLEFYSIPENVAFARVAVAAFASQLDCTLPELEEIKVAVSEAVGNAIIHGYRNKPDKIVYLTVTIYKEGLEIQIKDCGNGIADIKLAMQPAFSTDPERMGLGFVFMQSFSDRINVESQKGVGTTITMFKNIGIRGARARAN from the coding sequence GTGCAGGTGCTTAATCGTTTTTCCTTAGAATTCTACAGCATTCCGGAAAATGTGGCCTTTGCCCGGGTGGCGGTGGCTGCCTTTGCTTCGCAACTGGATTGTACCCTGCCTGAGTTGGAAGAAATTAAAGTAGCGGTTTCCGAGGCTGTTGGAAACGCCATTATCCACGGCTACAGGAACAAGCCGGATAAAATTGTTTATCTGACCGTTACCATTTATAAAGAGGGCCTGGAGATTCAGATCAAGGACTGCGGCAACGGCATTGCGGATATTAAACTGGCCATGCAGCCCGCCTTCTCTACCGATCCGGAGAGAATGGGCCTTGGCTTTGTTTTTATGCAGTCATTTAGTGATCGTATCAATGTTGAATCCCAAAAAGGAGTGGGCACAACCATTACCATGTTTAAAAATATTGGTATTCGGGGTGCCAGAGCCAGGGCAAATTAG
- the mobA gene encoding molybdenum cofactor guanylyltransferase, whose translation MYKKERYSAVILAGGKSSRMKTNKAMLNLHGKSLLQIIVDQLTPFFEEILLISNDPDYYRQFGLPIYGDLFANRGPLAGIHAGLEHISGKGAFFIACDMPFFSPLLAGELLAELGQYQVVVPQKGRFLQPLHAAYRKDCLPFIEQTLYSERAKIISFFDLVQVKYYDMNQHPEYNWDRIFFNVNTPEEYRSALLLKEQG comes from the coding sequence ATGTATAAAAAAGAACGGTATTCAGCGGTTATCCTGGCCGGTGGCAAAAGCAGCCGCATGAAAACCAACAAAGCCATGTTAAATCTGCACGGTAAATCCCTTTTACAAATTATTGTGGATCAATTGACTCCCTTTTTTGAAGAAATTCTGCTTATCAGTAATGACCCGGACTACTATCGGCAGTTTGGGTTGCCCATCTATGGCGATCTCTTTGCCAACCGTGGACCGCTGGCGGGAATCCATGCAGGCCTTGAACACATCAGCGGTAAAGGGGCCTTTTTTATTGCCTGCGACATGCCCTTTTTCAGCCCCCTCCTGGCCGGTGAACTTTTAGCAGAACTGGGCCAATATCAGGTGGTTGTCCCCCAAAAGGGCCGTTTTTTGCAGCCTCTTCACGCTGCTTACCGCAAGGACTGCCTTCCCTTCATCGAACAAACCCTTTATTCGGAGCGTGCTAAAATCATTTCCTTTTTTGATTTGGTCCAGGTAAAGTATTATGATATGAATCAACACCCGGAGTATAACTGGGACAGAATCTTTTTTAACGTCAATACTCCGGAGGAATATCGGTCCGCCCTGTTATTAAAAGAACAGGGATAA
- the spoVAE gene encoding stage V sporulation protein AE, producing the protein MLMKAFLVGGAICVIGQLLMDLTSYKITPGHILVGFVTTGAIFSALGFYQPLVDFAGAGATVPLSGFGHLLAQGAIEEVRKDGFLGAFKGALSAAAGGITAAVVFGYLAALVFRPKG; encoded by the coding sequence ATGCTGATGAAAGCTTTTCTAGTGGGCGGAGCCATTTGTGTGATTGGGCAATTACTGATGGATCTGACCAGTTATAAGATCACTCCGGGCCATATCCTGGTCGGGTTTGTTACCACCGGCGCCATATTCAGCGCCCTGGGCTTCTACCAGCCCCTGGTGGATTTTGCCGGAGCAGGCGCCACCGTACCTTTAAGCGGCTTTGGCCATCTGCTGGCCCAAGGCGCCATTGAGGAAGTGCGGAAAGACGGATTTTTAGGAGCCTTTAAGGGTGCCCTGAGCGCTGCGGCGGGTGGAATTACCGCGGCGGTGGTCTTTGGCTATCTGGCCGCCCTGGTTTTTAGGCCTAAAGGATAG
- a CDS encoding D-alanyl-D-alanine carboxypeptidase family protein: protein MKPRIKSTVFILLCLSLAFTVCLPSALAAPETQKPPAGQQAPDLNGPKPAPEAAGEEKKSFPLETTAETAVLMDYSSGQILLDKDMHSSRPMASVTKLMTMLLICEAEAQGKIKTTDKIVTSEHAASMGGSQIFLEPGEELPMKEMLISIATGSANDASVAMSEAIAGSEEAFVELMNQKAQELGLKNTHFSNPTGLPVENHYTSAYDMAQVLRQCLRYPLFREVSSIYEHDLRGGDFKLWNTNKLLKWYPGADAGKTGWTNEAKYCLAASAKKDGLRLVSVVLGCPMPRTHFQETIKLFNYGFAKYKAVNLAEAGQVIGEIAVDKGEVEKLKIATADPVGLVVLKGQEKTVQGKVQLPDKIEAPVKKGQVIGQYLVMKDGQEVLKVNLVAQKEVQKASAFRLFNKVLDRVYGMD from the coding sequence ATGAAACCGAGGATTAAATCCACTGTATTTATTTTACTTTGTTTATCACTGGCCTTTACAGTTTGCCTGCCGTCGGCCCTGGCCGCACCGGAAACTCAAAAGCCACCGGCCGGCCAGCAGGCTCCCGATCTTAATGGACCTAAACCGGCTCCGGAAGCTGCCGGGGAAGAGAAGAAAAGTTTTCCATTGGAGACCACCGCGGAAACAGCCGTATTAATGGACTATAGCTCCGGGCAGATTCTGCTGGATAAAGACATGCATTCGTCCCGTCCCATGGCCAGTGTAACCAAACTGATGACCATGCTTTTAATTTGTGAAGCAGAGGCCCAGGGGAAAATCAAAACCACCGATAAAATTGTCACCAGTGAACATGCCGCCAGTATGGGCGGGTCTCAAATTTTTCTGGAGCCCGGGGAAGAGCTTCCTATGAAGGAAATGCTGATTTCCATTGCCACCGGCTCCGCCAATGATGCCAGCGTAGCCATGTCTGAAGCCATCGCTGGGTCTGAAGAAGCCTTTGTAGAGTTGATGAATCAAAAAGCCCAGGAATTGGGCTTGAAGAACACCCATTTCTCTAACCCCACCGGACTGCCGGTGGAAAATCATTATACTTCGGCCTATGATATGGCCCAGGTACTGCGCCAGTGTTTGCGCTATCCCTTGTTCCGGGAAGTCTCCTCCATTTATGAGCATGACCTCCGGGGCGGCGATTTCAAATTGTGGAATACCAATAAACTGTTAAAATGGTATCCCGGTGCCGATGCCGGAAAGACCGGATGGACCAATGAGGCCAAATATTGTCTGGCCGCTTCGGCTAAAAAGGATGGACTGCGTTTAGTCTCGGTGGTGCTGGGTTGCCCCATGCCGAGAACTCATTTTCAGGAAACCATTAAATTGTTTAATTATGGATTTGCCAAATATAAGGCAGTGAATCTGGCGGAAGCCGGTCAGGTAATTGGAGAAATCGCCGTGGACAAAGGTGAAGTGGAAAAGCTGAAAATTGCTACTGCCGATCCTGTAGGCTTAGTGGTGCTCAAGGGGCAGGAGAAAACCGTTCAGGGAAAAGTTCAACTGCCGGATAAAATTGAGGCGCCGGTTAAAAAGGGTCAGGTGATCGGTCAATATTTGGTTATGAAAGACGGTCAGGAAGTTCTAAAAGTGAATTTGGTGGCCCAGAAAGAGGTTCAGAAAGCTTCGGCCTTTAGACTGTTTAATAAAGTGTTAGACCGGGTTTATGGTATGGATTAA
- the spoVAD gene encoding stage V sporulation protein AD, translating into MGAAKKIGRQTIAFANPPVILSAASIVGPKEGEGPLKDYFDRIAGDMYYGEKTWEKAEQKILQETMELALSKAGLKPADMDFLLAGDLSNQIIAANFTARSLGIPFMGLYGACSTMYEGLALGSMLIDGGFARYVLLGACSHYATAERQYRFPTEQGVQRPMSAQWTVTGSGAVVLGKTGQGPRVTHAIIGRVVDYGEGDPNNMGAAMAPAAADTIVRHLKDIDQPPETYELIITGDLGKYGRELVIRLAEQQGIVLGTNYQDCGVLIFDESQDTHAGGSGCACSATVTCGYLLKEMKAGRLKNFFGLGTGALLSPCSCQQGESIPGIGHGVVVQAN; encoded by the coding sequence ATCGGGGCTGCAAAAAAAATTGGCAGACAAACCATTGCCTTTGCCAATCCGCCGGTGATTCTGTCTGCTGCTTCCATTGTAGGGCCCAAGGAAGGGGAAGGGCCCCTGAAGGATTATTTTGATCGGATTGCCGGCGACATGTACTACGGGGAAAAAACCTGGGAGAAGGCGGAACAAAAAATTTTGCAGGAGACCATGGAACTGGCCCTGTCCAAAGCCGGGTTAAAGCCGGCGGACATGGATTTTTTACTGGCCGGGGATCTCAGCAACCAGATTATTGCCGCCAATTTTACAGCCAGGAGCCTGGGCATCCCCTTTATGGGATTGTACGGGGCCTGCTCCACCATGTACGAGGGTTTGGCGCTGGGCAGCATGCTCATTGACGGGGGTTTTGCCCGGTACGTATTGTTAGGTGCCTGCAGCCATTATGCCACGGCGGAAAGACAGTACCGCTTTCCCACCGAGCAGGGGGTACAGCGACCCATGTCCGCCCAGTGGACGGTAACCGGGTCCGGCGCCGTGGTGCTGGGGAAAACCGGCCAGGGTCCCAGGGTAACCCACGCCATTATCGGCAGAGTGGTGGACTACGGAGAAGGAGATCCCAACAATATGGGAGCTGCCATGGCTCCGGCAGCGGCGGATACCATTGTCCGGCACCTGAAAGACATAGACCAACCGCCGGAAACTTACGAATTAATCATTACCGGTGATTTGGGCAAATATGGGCGGGAACTGGTCATCCGGTTGGCGGAGCAGCAGGGAATTGTACTTGGGACAAATTATCAGGACTGTGGCGTGCTGATTTTTGATGAAAGCCAGGATACCCATGCCGGGGGAAGCGGGTGCGCTTGTTCAGCTACGGTAACCTGCGGTTATTTATTAAAGGAAATGAAAGCAGGAAGATTAAAAAATTTCTTTGGTTTAGGAACCGGCGCTTTATTGTCCCCCTGCAGTTGCCAGCAGGGGGAAAGTATTCCGGGAATCGGTCATGGGGTGGTCGTGCAGGCAAATTAA
- the tatA gene encoding twin-arginine translocase TatA/TatE family subunit, whose product MNIFFEGLFQPTHLLLILIVVLIIFGPGKLPEVGKAMGKTINEFRRATSGTFEQEEKREKAAQATKEEPTEKPS is encoded by the coding sequence GTGAATATCTTCTTCGAGGGACTATTTCAACCAACACATCTACTGTTAATCTTGATTGTGGTCTTAATCATTTTTGGGCCCGGGAAACTGCCGGAAGTGGGCAAAGCAATGGGTAAAACCATAAACGAGTTCAGACGGGCAACCTCGGGAACCTTTGAGCAGGAAGAGAAAAGAGAGAAAGCTGCTCAAGCTACCAAAGAAGAACCTACAGAGAAACCATCTTAA